From Seriola aureovittata isolate HTS-2021-v1 ecotype China chromosome 16, ASM2101889v1, whole genome shotgun sequence, one genomic window encodes:
- the snx10a gene encoding sorting nexin-10A isoform X2: MDSMLENLSKTEFISICVQNPRLHKDDLWHTHVDYEICLQTNSMCFRKKTSCVRRRYSEFVWLRHCLEQNALIMELPKLPHWNPFFSLRNTEQVSQRMKGLQGFLESVLHTPLLLSDSRLHLFLQSDLSITKIERCAHGKTRYTVAEAIQRSSRVYISGSEHKGSCDSDCESSSSSGLGLSVDTPMRGSPLPFYESSDRDPELFRCL; encoded by the exons ATGGACAGCATGCTGGAAAATCTCTCAAAAACT GAGTTCATCAGCATTTGTGTTCAGAATCCAAGGCTCCATAAAGATGACCTCTGGCACACGCACGTCGATTACGAGATCTGTTTACAG ACCAATAGCATGTGTTTTCGAAAGAAGACTTCCTGTGTAAGACGGCGTTACAGTGAGTTTGTCTGGCTGCGCCATTGTCTGGAACAGAATGCTCTGATCAT GGAATTACCAAAATTGCCTCATTGGAACCCTTTCTTCAGTCTGAGGAACACAGAACAGGTCTCGCAGAGGATGAAAGGTCTGCAAGGGTTTTTAGAAAG TGTTCTTCATACACCATTATTGTTATCAGACAGTCGGCTCCACCTGTTCCTCCAGTCAGACCTCAGTATCACAAAGATCGAGAGGTGTGCTCATGGTAAGACCAGGTACACAGTGGCTGAAGCCATACAGCGCTCCAGCAGGGTTTACATCAGTGGATCAGAGCACAAGGGCTCctgtgactctgactgtgaAAG CTCTTCATCGTCAGGCTTGGGGCTAAGCGTGGACACTCCAATGCGAGGAAGCCCACTCCCCTTCTACGAGTCCTCTGACAGAGACCCAGAGCTGTTCAGATGTCTTTAA
- the snx10a gene encoding sorting nexin-10A isoform X1 — MDSMLENLSKTEFISICVQNPRLHKDDLWHTHVDYEICLQTNSMCFRKKTSCVRRRYSEFVWLRHCLEQNALIMELPKLPHWNPFFSLRNTEQVSQRMKGLQGFLESVLHTPLLLSDSRLHLFLQSDLSITKIERCAHGKTRYTVAEAIQRSSRVYISGSEHKGSCDSDCESSSSSSGLGLSVDTPMRGSPLPFYESSDRDPELFRCL; from the exons ATGGACAGCATGCTGGAAAATCTCTCAAAAACT GAGTTCATCAGCATTTGTGTTCAGAATCCAAGGCTCCATAAAGATGACCTCTGGCACACGCACGTCGATTACGAGATCTGTTTACAG ACCAATAGCATGTGTTTTCGAAAGAAGACTTCCTGTGTAAGACGGCGTTACAGTGAGTTTGTCTGGCTGCGCCATTGTCTGGAACAGAATGCTCTGATCAT GGAATTACCAAAATTGCCTCATTGGAACCCTTTCTTCAGTCTGAGGAACACAGAACAGGTCTCGCAGAGGATGAAAGGTCTGCAAGGGTTTTTAGAAAG TGTTCTTCATACACCATTATTGTTATCAGACAGTCGGCTCCACCTGTTCCTCCAGTCAGACCTCAGTATCACAAAGATCGAGAGGTGTGCTCATGGTAAGACCAGGTACACAGTGGCTGAAGCCATACAGCGCTCCAGCAGGGTTTACATCAGTGGATCAGAGCACAAGGGCTCctgtgactctgactgtgaAAG CAGCTCTTCATCGTCAGGCTTGGGGCTAAGCGTGGACACTCCAATGCGAGGAAGCCCACTCCCCTTCTACGAGTCCTCTGACAGAGACCCAGAGCTGTTCAGATGTCTTTAA